In Labrus mixtus chromosome 3, fLabMix1.1, whole genome shotgun sequence, a single window of DNA contains:
- the LOC132971913 gene encoding polypyrimidine tract-binding protein 1-like isoform X3, with protein sequence MASAFSLQRLMLHIQQGCSMFHNHSVHLDITVGTKRGSDELFPSVSNGPYIMSTTANGNDSKKFKGDIRGPGSPSRVIHIRKLPNDITEAEVISLGLPFGDITNLLMLKAKNQAFLEMNSEEAAQNMVGYYSTMMPIIRHHPVYVQFSNHKELKTDNSPNQERAQAALRALTTPHMDTAVVAPSSVLRVVVENLVYPVTLDALCQIFSKFGTVLRIIVFTKNSQFQALLQYPDGVSAHSAKLSLDGQNIYNGCCTLRISFSKLTTLNVKYNNEKSRDFTRPDLPSGDSQPAMEHPAMATAFTPGIISASPYGGATHAFPPAFALQPAGLSIPSLPGGLASLSFPGATRLGFPPLPAGVCVLLISNLNPERVTPHCLFILFGVYGDVMRVKILFNKKENALVQMSDSTQAQLAMSHLSGQQLHGKSLRITLSKHTSVQLPREGHEDQGLTKDYSNSPLHRFKKPGSKNYSNIFPPSATLHLSNIPPSVVEEDLRMLFSSSGAEVKAFKFFQKDHKMALIQMGSVEEAIESLIEFHNHDLGENHHLRVSFSKSSI encoded by the exons ATGGCGTCAG cCTTTTCTCTGCAGCGTCTCATGCTCCACATCCAACAAGGCTGCAGCATGTTTCATAACCACAG TGTCCACCTCGATATAACAGTTGGTACTAAG agAGGATCTGACGAGCTTTTCCCCAGCGTCTCCAACGGCCCGTATATCATGAGCACCACAG CCAATGGCAACGACAGTAAGAAGTTCAAAGGTGACATAAGAGGTCCCGGCTCGCCGTCCAGGGTCATCCACATCCGCAAACTCCCCAACGACATCACGGAGGCCGAGGTGATCAGCCTCGGGCTGCCCTTTGGAGACATCACCAACCTGCTCATGCTCAAAGCCAAGAACCAG GCCTTCTTAGAGATGAATTCTGAGGAAGCGGCTCAGAACATGGTGGGTTATTACTCCACAATGATGCCCATCATCAGACACCACCCGGTCTACGTCCAGTTCTCCAACCACAAAGAGCTGAAGACTGACAACTCGCCCAACCAGGAG AGGGCCCAGGCGGCTCTTCGGGCCCTCACCACGCCTCACATGGACACGGCGGTGGTGGCTCCGAGCTCGGTGCTGAGGGTGGTGGTGGAGAACCTGGTTTACCCCGTCACCCTGGACGCCCTCTGCCAG ATCTTCTCAAAGTTCGGCACGGTGCTGAGGATCATCGTCTTCACTAAGAACAGTCAGTTTCAGGCTCTGCTGCAGTATCCTGACGGAGTGTCCGCTCATTCTGCTAAACTG TCTCTGGACGGACAGAACATCTATAACGGCTGCTGCACTCTGAGGATCAGCTTCTCCAAACTCACCACGCTCAACGTCAAATACAACAACGAGAAGAGCCGGGACTTCACCAGACCGGACCTGCCCTCTGGAGACAGCCAGCCCGCCATGGAGCACCCGGCCATGGCCACCGCCTtca CTCCAGGTATCATCTCAGCTTCTCCCTACGGCGGCGCTACTCACGCCTTCCCACCAGCCTTCGCACTCCAACCTGCAG GCCTGAGCATCCCCTCCCTGCCCGGAGGCCTGGCCTCTCTGTCCTTCCCCGGAGCCACCAGGCTGGGGTTCCCCCCGCTTCCTGCTGGAGTCTGCGTCCTGCTGATCAGCAACCTCAACCCCGAG AGAGTTACGCCCCACTGCCTCTTTATTCTCTTCG gtgtttATGGAGATGTGATGAGGGTGAAGATTCTGTTCAACAAGAAGGAGAACGCTCTGGTTCAGATGTCGGACAGCACGCAGGCTCAGCTAG CCATGAGCCATCTGAGCGGCCAGCAACTTCACGGGAAGTCTCTGCGCATCACGCTGTCTAAACACACGAGCGTGCAGCTGCCCCGTGAAGGCCACGAGGACCAGGGCCTGACCAAAGACTACAGCAACTCCCCCCTGCACCGCTTCAAGAAACCCGGCTCCAAGAACTACTCCAACATCTTCCCTCCTTCAGCCACCTTACATCTCTCCAACATTCC CCCGTCTGTGGTTGAAGAAGACCTCAGGATGCTGTTTTCCAGCTCAGGAGCTGAAGTGAAGGCCTTCAAGTTCTTCCA GAAGGACCACAAGATGGCCCTGATCCAGATGGGTTCGGTGGAAGAGGCCATCGAGTCCCTCATCGAGTTCCACAACCACGACCTGGGAGAAAACCACCACTTGCGAGTCTCCTTCTCAAAGTCCTCCATCTGA
- the LOC132971913 gene encoding polypyrimidine tract-binding protein 1-like isoform X6, translated as MASAFSLQRLMLHIQQGCSMFHNHSVHLDITVGTKRGSDELFPSVSNGPYIMSTTANGNDSKKFKGDIRGPGSPSRVIHIRKLPNDITEAEVISLGLPFGDITNLLMLKAKNQAFLEMNSEEAAQNMVGYYSTMMPIIRHHPVYVQFSNHKELKTDNSPNQEAALRALTTPHMDTAVVAPSSVLRVVVENLVYPVTLDALCQIFSKFGTVLRIIVFTKNSQFQALLQYPDGVSAHSAKLSLDGQNIYNGCCTLRISFSKLTTLNVKYNNEKSRDFTRPDLPSGDSQPAMEHPAMATAFTPGIISASPYGGATHAFPPAFALQPAGLSIPSLPGGLASLSFPGATRLGFPPLPAGVCVLLISNLNPERVTPHCLFILFGVYGDVMRVKILFNKKENALVQMSDSTQAQLAMSHLSGQQLHGKSLRITLSKHTSVQLPREGHEDQGLTKDYSNSPLHRFKKPGSKNYSNIFPPSATLHLSNIPPSVVEEDLRMLFSSSGAEVKAFKFFQKDHKMALIQMGSVEEAIESLIEFHNHDLGENHHLRVSFSKSSI; from the exons ATGGCGTCAG cCTTTTCTCTGCAGCGTCTCATGCTCCACATCCAACAAGGCTGCAGCATGTTTCATAACCACAG TGTCCACCTCGATATAACAGTTGGTACTAAG agAGGATCTGACGAGCTTTTCCCCAGCGTCTCCAACGGCCCGTATATCATGAGCACCACAG CCAATGGCAACGACAGTAAGAAGTTCAAAGGTGACATAAGAGGTCCCGGCTCGCCGTCCAGGGTCATCCACATCCGCAAACTCCCCAACGACATCACGGAGGCCGAGGTGATCAGCCTCGGGCTGCCCTTTGGAGACATCACCAACCTGCTCATGCTCAAAGCCAAGAACCAG GCCTTCTTAGAGATGAATTCTGAGGAAGCGGCTCAGAACATGGTGGGTTATTACTCCACAATGATGCCCATCATCAGACACCACCCGGTCTACGTCCAGTTCTCCAACCACAAAGAGCTGAAGACTGACAACTCGCCCAACCAGGAG GCGGCTCTTCGGGCCCTCACCACGCCTCACATGGACACGGCGGTGGTGGCTCCGAGCTCGGTGCTGAGGGTGGTGGTGGAGAACCTGGTTTACCCCGTCACCCTGGACGCCCTCTGCCAG ATCTTCTCAAAGTTCGGCACGGTGCTGAGGATCATCGTCTTCACTAAGAACAGTCAGTTTCAGGCTCTGCTGCAGTATCCTGACGGAGTGTCCGCTCATTCTGCTAAACTG TCTCTGGACGGACAGAACATCTATAACGGCTGCTGCACTCTGAGGATCAGCTTCTCCAAACTCACCACGCTCAACGTCAAATACAACAACGAGAAGAGCCGGGACTTCACCAGACCGGACCTGCCCTCTGGAGACAGCCAGCCCGCCATGGAGCACCCGGCCATGGCCACCGCCTtca CTCCAGGTATCATCTCAGCTTCTCCCTACGGCGGCGCTACTCACGCCTTCCCACCAGCCTTCGCACTCCAACCTGCAG GCCTGAGCATCCCCTCCCTGCCCGGAGGCCTGGCCTCTCTGTCCTTCCCCGGAGCCACCAGGCTGGGGTTCCCCCCGCTTCCTGCTGGAGTCTGCGTCCTGCTGATCAGCAACCTCAACCCCGAG AGAGTTACGCCCCACTGCCTCTTTATTCTCTTCG gtgtttATGGAGATGTGATGAGGGTGAAGATTCTGTTCAACAAGAAGGAGAACGCTCTGGTTCAGATGTCGGACAGCACGCAGGCTCAGCTAG CCATGAGCCATCTGAGCGGCCAGCAACTTCACGGGAAGTCTCTGCGCATCACGCTGTCTAAACACACGAGCGTGCAGCTGCCCCGTGAAGGCCACGAGGACCAGGGCCTGACCAAAGACTACAGCAACTCCCCCCTGCACCGCTTCAAGAAACCCGGCTCCAAGAACTACTCCAACATCTTCCCTCCTTCAGCCACCTTACATCTCTCCAACATTCC CCCGTCTGTGGTTGAAGAAGACCTCAGGATGCTGTTTTCCAGCTCAGGAGCTGAAGTGAAGGCCTTCAAGTTCTTCCA GAAGGACCACAAGATGGCCCTGATCCAGATGGGTTCGGTGGAAGAGGCCATCGAGTCCCTCATCGAGTTCCACAACCACGACCTGGGAGAAAACCACCACTTGCGAGTCTCCTTCTCAAAGTCCTCCATCTGA
- the LOC132971913 gene encoding polypyrimidine tract-binding protein 1-like isoform X5, whose product MSTTANGNDSKKFKGDIRGPGSPSRVIHIRKLPNDITEAEVISLGLPFGDITNLLMLKAKNQAFLEMNSEEAAQNMVGYYSTMMPIIRHHPVYVQFSNHKELKTDNSPNQERAQAALRALTTPHMDTAVVAPSSVLRVVVENLVYPVTLDALCQIFSKFGTVLRIIVFTKNSQFQALLQYPDGVSAHSAKLSLDGQNIYNGCCTLRISFSKLTTLNVKYNNEKSRDFTRPDLPSGDSQPAMEHPAMATAFTPGIISASPYGGATHAFPPAFALQPAVSLPYPGLSIPSLPGGLASLSFPGATRLGFPPLPAGVCVLLISNLNPERVTPHCLFILFGVYGDVMRVKILFNKKENALVQMSDSTQAQLAMSHLSGQQLHGKSLRITLSKHTSVQLPREGHEDQGLTKDYSNSPLHRFKKPGSKNYSNIFPPSATLHLSNIPPSVVEEDLRMLFSSSGAEVKAFKFFQKDHKMALIQMGSVEEAIESLIEFHNHDLGENHHLRVSFSKSSI is encoded by the exons ATGAGCACCACAG CCAATGGCAACGACAGTAAGAAGTTCAAAGGTGACATAAGAGGTCCCGGCTCGCCGTCCAGGGTCATCCACATCCGCAAACTCCCCAACGACATCACGGAGGCCGAGGTGATCAGCCTCGGGCTGCCCTTTGGAGACATCACCAACCTGCTCATGCTCAAAGCCAAGAACCAG GCCTTCTTAGAGATGAATTCTGAGGAAGCGGCTCAGAACATGGTGGGTTATTACTCCACAATGATGCCCATCATCAGACACCACCCGGTCTACGTCCAGTTCTCCAACCACAAAGAGCTGAAGACTGACAACTCGCCCAACCAGGAG AGGGCCCAGGCGGCTCTTCGGGCCCTCACCACGCCTCACATGGACACGGCGGTGGTGGCTCCGAGCTCGGTGCTGAGGGTGGTGGTGGAGAACCTGGTTTACCCCGTCACCCTGGACGCCCTCTGCCAG ATCTTCTCAAAGTTCGGCACGGTGCTGAGGATCATCGTCTTCACTAAGAACAGTCAGTTTCAGGCTCTGCTGCAGTATCCTGACGGAGTGTCCGCTCATTCTGCTAAACTG TCTCTGGACGGACAGAACATCTATAACGGCTGCTGCACTCTGAGGATCAGCTTCTCCAAACTCACCACGCTCAACGTCAAATACAACAACGAGAAGAGCCGGGACTTCACCAGACCGGACCTGCCCTCTGGAGACAGCCAGCCCGCCATGGAGCACCCGGCCATGGCCACCGCCTtca CTCCAGGTATCATCTCAGCTTCTCCCTACGGCGGCGCTACTCACGCCTTCCCACCAGCCTTCGCACTCCAACCTGCAG TTTCCCTCCCCTATCCAGGCCTGAGCATCCCCTCCCTGCCCGGAGGCCTGGCCTCTCTGTCCTTCCCCGGAGCCACCAGGCTGGGGTTCCCCCCGCTTCCTGCTGGAGTCTGCGTCCTGCTGATCAGCAACCTCAACCCCGAG AGAGTTACGCCCCACTGCCTCTTTATTCTCTTCG gtgtttATGGAGATGTGATGAGGGTGAAGATTCTGTTCAACAAGAAGGAGAACGCTCTGGTTCAGATGTCGGACAGCACGCAGGCTCAGCTAG CCATGAGCCATCTGAGCGGCCAGCAACTTCACGGGAAGTCTCTGCGCATCACGCTGTCTAAACACACGAGCGTGCAGCTGCCCCGTGAAGGCCACGAGGACCAGGGCCTGACCAAAGACTACAGCAACTCCCCCCTGCACCGCTTCAAGAAACCCGGCTCCAAGAACTACTCCAACATCTTCCCTCCTTCAGCCACCTTACATCTCTCCAACATTCC CCCGTCTGTGGTTGAAGAAGACCTCAGGATGCTGTTTTCCAGCTCAGGAGCTGAAGTGAAGGCCTTCAAGTTCTTCCA GAAGGACCACAAGATGGCCCTGATCCAGATGGGTTCGGTGGAAGAGGCCATCGAGTCCCTCATCGAGTTCCACAACCACGACCTGGGAGAAAACCACCACTTGCGAGTCTCCTTCTCAAAGTCCTCCATCTGA
- the LOC132971913 gene encoding polypyrimidine tract-binding protein 1-like isoform X1, translated as MASAFSLQRLMLHIQQGCSMFHNHSVHLDITVGTKRGSDELFPSVSNGPYIMSTTANGNDSKKFKGDIRGPGSPSRVIHIRKLPNDITEAEVISLGLPFGDITNLLMLKAKNQAFLEMNSEEAAQNMVGYYSTMMPIIRHHPVYVQFSNHKELKTDNSPNQERAQAALRALTTPHMDTAVVAPSSVLRVVVENLVYPVTLDALCQIFSKFGTVLRIIVFTKNSQFQALLQYPDGVSAHSAKLSLDGQNIYNGCCTLRISFSKLTTLNVKYNNEKSRDFTRPDLPSGDSQPAMEHPAMATAFTPGIISASPYGGATHAFPPAFALQPAVSLPYPGLSIPSLPGGLASLSFPGATRLGFPPLPAGVCVLLISNLNPERVTPHCLFILFGVYGDVMRVKILFNKKENALVQMSDSTQAQLAMSHLSGQQLHGKSLRITLSKHTSVQLPREGHEDQGLTKDYSNSPLHRFKKPGSKNYSNIFPPSATLHLSNIPPSVVEEDLRMLFSSSGAEVKAFKFFQKDHKMALIQMGSVEEAIESLIEFHNHDLGENHHLRVSFSKSSI; from the exons ATGGCGTCAG cCTTTTCTCTGCAGCGTCTCATGCTCCACATCCAACAAGGCTGCAGCATGTTTCATAACCACAG TGTCCACCTCGATATAACAGTTGGTACTAAG agAGGATCTGACGAGCTTTTCCCCAGCGTCTCCAACGGCCCGTATATCATGAGCACCACAG CCAATGGCAACGACAGTAAGAAGTTCAAAGGTGACATAAGAGGTCCCGGCTCGCCGTCCAGGGTCATCCACATCCGCAAACTCCCCAACGACATCACGGAGGCCGAGGTGATCAGCCTCGGGCTGCCCTTTGGAGACATCACCAACCTGCTCATGCTCAAAGCCAAGAACCAG GCCTTCTTAGAGATGAATTCTGAGGAAGCGGCTCAGAACATGGTGGGTTATTACTCCACAATGATGCCCATCATCAGACACCACCCGGTCTACGTCCAGTTCTCCAACCACAAAGAGCTGAAGACTGACAACTCGCCCAACCAGGAG AGGGCCCAGGCGGCTCTTCGGGCCCTCACCACGCCTCACATGGACACGGCGGTGGTGGCTCCGAGCTCGGTGCTGAGGGTGGTGGTGGAGAACCTGGTTTACCCCGTCACCCTGGACGCCCTCTGCCAG ATCTTCTCAAAGTTCGGCACGGTGCTGAGGATCATCGTCTTCACTAAGAACAGTCAGTTTCAGGCTCTGCTGCAGTATCCTGACGGAGTGTCCGCTCATTCTGCTAAACTG TCTCTGGACGGACAGAACATCTATAACGGCTGCTGCACTCTGAGGATCAGCTTCTCCAAACTCACCACGCTCAACGTCAAATACAACAACGAGAAGAGCCGGGACTTCACCAGACCGGACCTGCCCTCTGGAGACAGCCAGCCCGCCATGGAGCACCCGGCCATGGCCACCGCCTtca CTCCAGGTATCATCTCAGCTTCTCCCTACGGCGGCGCTACTCACGCCTTCCCACCAGCCTTCGCACTCCAACCTGCAG TTTCCCTCCCCTATCCAGGCCTGAGCATCCCCTCCCTGCCCGGAGGCCTGGCCTCTCTGTCCTTCCCCGGAGCCACCAGGCTGGGGTTCCCCCCGCTTCCTGCTGGAGTCTGCGTCCTGCTGATCAGCAACCTCAACCCCGAG AGAGTTACGCCCCACTGCCTCTTTATTCTCTTCG gtgtttATGGAGATGTGATGAGGGTGAAGATTCTGTTCAACAAGAAGGAGAACGCTCTGGTTCAGATGTCGGACAGCACGCAGGCTCAGCTAG CCATGAGCCATCTGAGCGGCCAGCAACTTCACGGGAAGTCTCTGCGCATCACGCTGTCTAAACACACGAGCGTGCAGCTGCCCCGTGAAGGCCACGAGGACCAGGGCCTGACCAAAGACTACAGCAACTCCCCCCTGCACCGCTTCAAGAAACCCGGCTCCAAGAACTACTCCAACATCTTCCCTCCTTCAGCCACCTTACATCTCTCCAACATTCC CCCGTCTGTGGTTGAAGAAGACCTCAGGATGCTGTTTTCCAGCTCAGGAGCTGAAGTGAAGGCCTTCAAGTTCTTCCA GAAGGACCACAAGATGGCCCTGATCCAGATGGGTTCGGTGGAAGAGGCCATCGAGTCCCTCATCGAGTTCCACAACCACGACCTGGGAGAAAACCACCACTTGCGAGTCTCCTTCTCAAAGTCCTCCATCTGA
- the LOC132971913 gene encoding polypyrimidine tract-binding protein 1-like isoform X4, whose product MDGVHLDITVGTKRGSDELFPSVSNGPYIMSTTANGNDSKKFKGDIRGPGSPSRVIHIRKLPNDITEAEVISLGLPFGDITNLLMLKAKNQAFLEMNSEEAAQNMVGYYSTMMPIIRHHPVYVQFSNHKELKTDNSPNQERAQAALRALTTPHMDTAVVAPSSVLRVVVENLVYPVTLDALCQIFSKFGTVLRIIVFTKNSQFQALLQYPDGVSAHSAKLSLDGQNIYNGCCTLRISFSKLTTLNVKYNNEKSRDFTRPDLPSGDSQPAMEHPAMATAFTPGIISASPYGGATHAFPPAFALQPAVSLPYPGLSIPSLPGGLASLSFPGATRLGFPPLPAGVCVLLISNLNPERVTPHCLFILFGVYGDVMRVKILFNKKENALVQMSDSTQAQLAMSHLSGQQLHGKSLRITLSKHTSVQLPREGHEDQGLTKDYSNSPLHRFKKPGSKNYSNIFPPSATLHLSNIPPSVVEEDLRMLFSSSGAEVKAFKFFQKDHKMALIQMGSVEEAIESLIEFHNHDLGENHHLRVSFSKSSI is encoded by the exons ATGGACGG TGTCCACCTCGATATAACAGTTGGTACTAAG agAGGATCTGACGAGCTTTTCCCCAGCGTCTCCAACGGCCCGTATATCATGAGCACCACAG CCAATGGCAACGACAGTAAGAAGTTCAAAGGTGACATAAGAGGTCCCGGCTCGCCGTCCAGGGTCATCCACATCCGCAAACTCCCCAACGACATCACGGAGGCCGAGGTGATCAGCCTCGGGCTGCCCTTTGGAGACATCACCAACCTGCTCATGCTCAAAGCCAAGAACCAG GCCTTCTTAGAGATGAATTCTGAGGAAGCGGCTCAGAACATGGTGGGTTATTACTCCACAATGATGCCCATCATCAGACACCACCCGGTCTACGTCCAGTTCTCCAACCACAAAGAGCTGAAGACTGACAACTCGCCCAACCAGGAG AGGGCCCAGGCGGCTCTTCGGGCCCTCACCACGCCTCACATGGACACGGCGGTGGTGGCTCCGAGCTCGGTGCTGAGGGTGGTGGTGGAGAACCTGGTTTACCCCGTCACCCTGGACGCCCTCTGCCAG ATCTTCTCAAAGTTCGGCACGGTGCTGAGGATCATCGTCTTCACTAAGAACAGTCAGTTTCAGGCTCTGCTGCAGTATCCTGACGGAGTGTCCGCTCATTCTGCTAAACTG TCTCTGGACGGACAGAACATCTATAACGGCTGCTGCACTCTGAGGATCAGCTTCTCCAAACTCACCACGCTCAACGTCAAATACAACAACGAGAAGAGCCGGGACTTCACCAGACCGGACCTGCCCTCTGGAGACAGCCAGCCCGCCATGGAGCACCCGGCCATGGCCACCGCCTtca CTCCAGGTATCATCTCAGCTTCTCCCTACGGCGGCGCTACTCACGCCTTCCCACCAGCCTTCGCACTCCAACCTGCAG TTTCCCTCCCCTATCCAGGCCTGAGCATCCCCTCCCTGCCCGGAGGCCTGGCCTCTCTGTCCTTCCCCGGAGCCACCAGGCTGGGGTTCCCCCCGCTTCCTGCTGGAGTCTGCGTCCTGCTGATCAGCAACCTCAACCCCGAG AGAGTTACGCCCCACTGCCTCTTTATTCTCTTCG gtgtttATGGAGATGTGATGAGGGTGAAGATTCTGTTCAACAAGAAGGAGAACGCTCTGGTTCAGATGTCGGACAGCACGCAGGCTCAGCTAG CCATGAGCCATCTGAGCGGCCAGCAACTTCACGGGAAGTCTCTGCGCATCACGCTGTCTAAACACACGAGCGTGCAGCTGCCCCGTGAAGGCCACGAGGACCAGGGCCTGACCAAAGACTACAGCAACTCCCCCCTGCACCGCTTCAAGAAACCCGGCTCCAAGAACTACTCCAACATCTTCCCTCCTTCAGCCACCTTACATCTCTCCAACATTCC CCCGTCTGTGGTTGAAGAAGACCTCAGGATGCTGTTTTCCAGCTCAGGAGCTGAAGTGAAGGCCTTCAAGTTCTTCCA GAAGGACCACAAGATGGCCCTGATCCAGATGGGTTCGGTGGAAGAGGCCATCGAGTCCCTCATCGAGTTCCACAACCACGACCTGGGAGAAAACCACCACTTGCGAGTCTCCTTCTCAAAGTCCTCCATCTGA
- the LOC132971913 gene encoding polypyrimidine tract-binding protein 1-like isoform X2, which produces MASAFSLQRLMLHIQQGCSMFHNHSVHLDITVGTKRGSDELFPSVSNGPYIMSTTANGNDSKKFKGDIRGPGSPSRVIHIRKLPNDITEAEVISLGLPFGDITNLLMLKAKNQAFLEMNSEEAAQNMVGYYSTMMPIIRHHPVYVQFSNHKELKTDNSPNQEAALRALTTPHMDTAVVAPSSVLRVVVENLVYPVTLDALCQIFSKFGTVLRIIVFTKNSQFQALLQYPDGVSAHSAKLSLDGQNIYNGCCTLRISFSKLTTLNVKYNNEKSRDFTRPDLPSGDSQPAMEHPAMATAFTPGIISASPYGGATHAFPPAFALQPAVSLPYPGLSIPSLPGGLASLSFPGATRLGFPPLPAGVCVLLISNLNPERVTPHCLFILFGVYGDVMRVKILFNKKENALVQMSDSTQAQLAMSHLSGQQLHGKSLRITLSKHTSVQLPREGHEDQGLTKDYSNSPLHRFKKPGSKNYSNIFPPSATLHLSNIPPSVVEEDLRMLFSSSGAEVKAFKFFQKDHKMALIQMGSVEEAIESLIEFHNHDLGENHHLRVSFSKSSI; this is translated from the exons ATGGCGTCAG cCTTTTCTCTGCAGCGTCTCATGCTCCACATCCAACAAGGCTGCAGCATGTTTCATAACCACAG TGTCCACCTCGATATAACAGTTGGTACTAAG agAGGATCTGACGAGCTTTTCCCCAGCGTCTCCAACGGCCCGTATATCATGAGCACCACAG CCAATGGCAACGACAGTAAGAAGTTCAAAGGTGACATAAGAGGTCCCGGCTCGCCGTCCAGGGTCATCCACATCCGCAAACTCCCCAACGACATCACGGAGGCCGAGGTGATCAGCCTCGGGCTGCCCTTTGGAGACATCACCAACCTGCTCATGCTCAAAGCCAAGAACCAG GCCTTCTTAGAGATGAATTCTGAGGAAGCGGCTCAGAACATGGTGGGTTATTACTCCACAATGATGCCCATCATCAGACACCACCCGGTCTACGTCCAGTTCTCCAACCACAAAGAGCTGAAGACTGACAACTCGCCCAACCAGGAG GCGGCTCTTCGGGCCCTCACCACGCCTCACATGGACACGGCGGTGGTGGCTCCGAGCTCGGTGCTGAGGGTGGTGGTGGAGAACCTGGTTTACCCCGTCACCCTGGACGCCCTCTGCCAG ATCTTCTCAAAGTTCGGCACGGTGCTGAGGATCATCGTCTTCACTAAGAACAGTCAGTTTCAGGCTCTGCTGCAGTATCCTGACGGAGTGTCCGCTCATTCTGCTAAACTG TCTCTGGACGGACAGAACATCTATAACGGCTGCTGCACTCTGAGGATCAGCTTCTCCAAACTCACCACGCTCAACGTCAAATACAACAACGAGAAGAGCCGGGACTTCACCAGACCGGACCTGCCCTCTGGAGACAGCCAGCCCGCCATGGAGCACCCGGCCATGGCCACCGCCTtca CTCCAGGTATCATCTCAGCTTCTCCCTACGGCGGCGCTACTCACGCCTTCCCACCAGCCTTCGCACTCCAACCTGCAG TTTCCCTCCCCTATCCAGGCCTGAGCATCCCCTCCCTGCCCGGAGGCCTGGCCTCTCTGTCCTTCCCCGGAGCCACCAGGCTGGGGTTCCCCCCGCTTCCTGCTGGAGTCTGCGTCCTGCTGATCAGCAACCTCAACCCCGAG AGAGTTACGCCCCACTGCCTCTTTATTCTCTTCG gtgtttATGGAGATGTGATGAGGGTGAAGATTCTGTTCAACAAGAAGGAGAACGCTCTGGTTCAGATGTCGGACAGCACGCAGGCTCAGCTAG CCATGAGCCATCTGAGCGGCCAGCAACTTCACGGGAAGTCTCTGCGCATCACGCTGTCTAAACACACGAGCGTGCAGCTGCCCCGTGAAGGCCACGAGGACCAGGGCCTGACCAAAGACTACAGCAACTCCCCCCTGCACCGCTTCAAGAAACCCGGCTCCAAGAACTACTCCAACATCTTCCCTCCTTCAGCCACCTTACATCTCTCCAACATTCC CCCGTCTGTGGTTGAAGAAGACCTCAGGATGCTGTTTTCCAGCTCAGGAGCTGAAGTGAAGGCCTTCAAGTTCTTCCA GAAGGACCACAAGATGGCCCTGATCCAGATGGGTTCGGTGGAAGAGGCCATCGAGTCCCTCATCGAGTTCCACAACCACGACCTGGGAGAAAACCACCACTTGCGAGTCTCCTTCTCAAAGTCCTCCATCTGA